The genomic window ACCGTTAACTGGTCTGATTTGATTTCAATTACCATAATATTCTCCAACTATTTTTAGATCTTTATATAAAAAACTAGGTTGCCACTCCCAATGTAGGAAATTAACAACCTAGTTTTCACAATTTACATTTTATAGGAGCGAATTATTTAGCATTTGCTGCGTATTCTTCGTTACGTTTGATCATTTGTTTTCTATACCAAGCAAAGATACCTACATAGAATACAAGGAAGACTGCTGCACCAAGGATTGCTTTGATATCACCTGTTGTAGCATTACCGATTGCCCAACCAAATAGTTTTTCAATTGGTCCTTCAAGAGTTGAGTGAGTAATCAATTGAGATTGGTTCACACCTTCTGGGAAGGCACCTACACCTTTAGCAAGTTCTGTTGCGAATGGTGCGATAAGAGTACCAGAAAGAAGGAAGAGAGGCAACAAGAGTGTTCCGAAGATAATCATACGGAGCAATTTACCACGTGTAACAACCAAGAGAGCTGGAGTCACACCCATGGCGATGATACCTGCAAGTGGCAAGATACCATTTCCTACGTTTGAAAGAAGCACAGCTTCTACTAGCATGATTGGTGCAAGTACGTTGGCACAAGCCCAGATTTCAGCACGACCAGCGATGAAAGGCCAGTCAAGACCGATGTTGAATTTACGTCCTTGAAGACGTTTAGTAGCAACGTTTGTAATACCTTGTGAAAGTGGTTCTACAGCTGCGATGAACCAAGATCCGATAAGTGAGAAGAGCTCCAAGCAGACACCGGCAGTCAAACCAAGGCTCAACCAACCTTTAATAACAAGTTCCCAAGATGCTGCTTCTTCTACTCCAGCAACTGGATGTGGAGTTCCCATCAAACCGATAACAATACCAAGGATGAATCCGATGAAGAATTTAGATCCCCAGAAACCGATTTTTTTGTTCAATTTTGCAGCGTCAAAGTCATATTTATCAAGACCAGGCAATATTTTATCAAAGATCTTATCCAAGACCATGATAACTGGGTTCATCATGTAGTTCATGTGAGTTGAAGTCATTGGTGATGAACTTGGTGCGTTAAGAAGATCGTCGAATGTTGGTTTCATCAGGTCAGAGTTGATGATTTTCAAAATACCAACAAGGACAACTGCTGCAGTTGCGATAAAGAGTGAAACCCCTTGGCTTACACCGTTGTTGTCTGCATACCATTTGATCAAAAGACCAGTGATTGACAAGTGCCAGATATCGAAGATATCGACGTCAAGTGTATCTGTTTTCTTCATTGCAAGCATCACAACGTTGACAATCAACATTACAAGCAAGAAGTAAAGTGTCCAAGCAGATCCCCAAGTGATCGTAGCAAGCGGTGCCCAACCAACATCAGTGATGTTCAATTGGATACCAGTGTTTTCAACGAACTTCGCAAGGGATGCTGAGAAAGCTCCGTTGAGCATACCGATGATAGCACCGATACCTGTAAGGGCGATGGCAAGTTTGATACCGCCTTCAAGCGCTTTGGAGAATTTCACTCCAAAAAGTAGGGCCAAAACTGTCAAAATGATCAGCATGATGATAGGGCCACCCATAGCCAAGATAGGTTTGAAGATATCGTTGGCCAGATTGATAATGACATCCATAATAGTTCCTCCCGTTTTTCTAAGTTATATGAATGTTAACAAGATAAAGAATAAATTAGCTTAGTCCATGTTCTTTGATAGCTGCTTCAATATTGTCAAATACTGGAGCACTCATCGCTGGAATACGGAACAAGATTGGTCCAGCTTCAATTACTGGAATACCTGGTTCAAAACCAAGGTCAGTTGCAGCGATTGGTGTGAAGATATCGTAGCCCTTGATAAGGTCTTCATTTACATCTTTCACCATGACTGCATCACAGTGAACATCATAACCACGGTTTGAAAGTTCTTCTTCTAGAGCACTTTTAATTTGGTGACTTGAGTTAACACCTGCACCGCAGGCAGCAAGAATTTTAATCATTTGGATTTCCTCCGATTTTATATTTAAATTGACAAGATTAAGCTGTTGCTTCAGCAATGTAAGCATAAAGTTTTTCTGGTTCGGAAATTTTTGATAAATCTTCCAGATGTCCATTTCCTGTGAAAAAGTCCATCAACTGAGCCAGAATATTTGTTTGACTTGAACTTGAGTTGTTAATGATAAAGAAGAGTAGGGATACTTCTACTTCCTTATCAGGAGCTATCATATTGTGAAAAGTTACTGGTTTTTCTAATCGAACAACCACCACTTTCTCAGCTAGATTATGAACAATATCTGTATGAGGAATCGCTACATTTGGCAAGTCCTTTCCTAGAAATTCCATATCTAAACCAGTTGGAAATGACTTTTCACGCGTGATCAAGGCTTCACGATAGGTTGGAGTGACAATTTCTCGTTCTTCCAACAAGCTTGCTACCTGATCAAAGAGTTGTTCTTGATTATCCGCCTCTAAGCAAAACACCAGGTTTTTGTCAAAGAAATGATCTAATCCCATAACATTTTCCCTTCTTTCAATTATCTTTTATGCTATAAGTATAACACTATATGAAATCGTTGTCAATAATTTTTGTTTTATTTTGTTCATTTTTTTGTAATTTTTGTTTCATTTAAAGAATACAATCAATATCAAACATTCTTGTTATAAAATCCACAAAAAAAGAAGGCCCAAGCCTTCTTCTCTTCCTTACTTAATAGTAGATAAAATCTCTTCTAACTTATGGTAGTCTTTTACACTATCAATTTCATAAATGCTATTTCCTTCTAATTCTTCGACATAGACATCCAATTCTTTGATATTATCCTTAACCATGTTGTCCCAGTAGAGATCAACAAATTCACCACTTTCGTAAGCTTTGTCAATAAAGCCAACAATCTTCTCAGCAGTTGGTGCATCCCAGAATGAAACTCCGCTCAGAATGCGACCAGCCTTGCTGTCAACAATAATGTCTTGAACCTTGTAATCATCACCGTAAACCAAGAACCACTCGTTCGTACAGTCTTCACGATAAACGCTAAAATAGGTAGAACGTTTAAGATCGTTTCGAAACATATTTTTGAAAAGATAGTTATCTGCATCGATGACGTAGCTATTTGCCAAATCTTCTTTTACTAGATAAAGTGAGTAAAAGTTATTGTAATCAGCATACTTGTCGTTAAAGACTAAACGAACA from Streptococcus oralis includes these protein-coding regions:
- a CDS encoding PTS sugar transporter subunit IIA; this encodes MGLDHFFDKNLVFCLEADNQEQLFDQVASLLEEREIVTPTYREALITREKSFPTGLDMEFLGKDLPNVAIPHTDIVHNLAEKVVVVRLEKPVTFHNMIAPDKEVEVSLLFFIINNSSSSQTNILAQLMDFFTGNGHLEDLSKISEPEKLYAYIAEATA
- a CDS encoding PTS sugar transporter subunit IIB — protein: MIKILAACGAGVNSSHQIKSALEEELSNRGYDVHCDAVMVKDVNEDLIKGYDIFTPIAATDLGFEPGIPVIEAGPILFRIPAMSAPVFDNIEAAIKEHGLS
- a CDS encoding PTS galactitol transporter subunit IIC: MDVIINLANDIFKPILAMGGPIIMLIILTVLALLFGVKFSKALEGGIKLAIALTGIGAIIGMLNGAFSASLAKFVENTGIQLNITDVGWAPLATITWGSAWTLYFLLVMLIVNVVMLAMKKTDTLDVDIFDIWHLSITGLLIKWYADNNGVSQGVSLFIATAAVVLVGILKIINSDLMKPTFDDLLNAPSSSPMTSTHMNYMMNPVIMVLDKIFDKILPGLDKYDFDAAKLNKKIGFWGSKFFIGFILGIVIGLMGTPHPVAGVEEAASWELVIKGWLSLGLTAGVCLELFSLIGSWFIAAVEPLSQGITNVATKRLQGRKFNIGLDWPFIAGRAEIWACANVLAPIMLVEAVLLSNVGNGILPLAGIIAMGVTPALLVVTRGKLLRMIIFGTLLLPLFLLSGTLIAPFATELAKGVGAFPEGVNQSQLITHSTLEGPIEKLFGWAIGNATTGDIKAILGAAVFLVFYVGIFAWYRKQMIKRNEEYAANAK
- a CDS encoding sugar phosphate nucleotidyltransferase translates to MKAIILAAGLGTRLRPMTENTPKALVKVNQKPLVEYQIEFLKERGIDEIIIVVGYLKEQFDYLKEKYGVRLVFNDKYADYNNFYSLYLVKEDLANSYVIDADNYLFKNMFRNDLKRSTYFSVYREDCTNEWFLVYGDDYKVQDIIVDSKAGRILSGVSFWDAPTAEKIVGFIDKAYESGEFVDLYWDNMVKDNIKELDVYVEELEGNSIYEIDSVKDYHKLEEILSTIK